In a genomic window of Streptomyces sp. SJL17-4:
- a CDS encoding HAMP domain-containing sensor histidine kinase: protein MRSPLTWFRSRPLRSRLALLTATAVAVAVAAVSLACWFVTRAQLEAELDSSLRATRLTDEEARMLLRSCAPDAQNRPVPAGPAQTLQIVTVSGDLCTLGTSPIPARAGDLAVARGEQPFALHTTNAENGTEVRVYSYPASIANQSVAVSVARPLHEIDNSMSTLRWVLLLVSGIGVVGAGAAGLWVARTGLEPVNRLTGAVEHVAATEDLTVRIPVEGEDEIARLSRSFNAMTAALATSRDRQAQLIADAGHELRTPLTSLRTNVELLARSESTGRAIPPDDRRALMASVKAQMTELAALIGDLQELARPDAVQQGPLEVVPLHTILRAALDRARLRGPELTFVTDLAPWYVRAEPAGLERALVNVLDNAVKFSPPRGTVEVTLMRGELTVRDQGSGIAPDELPHVFDRFWRSPSARSLPGSGLGLSIVARTVHHAGGTIALTPAEGGGTVATLRLPGAPTPPPSVVADE from the coding sequence GTGAGAAGTCCCCTCACCTGGTTCCGGTCGCGGCCGCTGCGGTCCCGGCTTGCACTGCTTACGGCGACGGCGGTCGCCGTGGCGGTGGCGGCGGTGTCGCTGGCCTGCTGGTTCGTGACCCGGGCGCAGTTGGAGGCGGAGCTGGACTCCTCGCTGCGCGCCACCCGGCTGACGGACGAGGAGGCGCGGATGCTGCTGCGCTCCTGCGCCCCGGACGCCCAGAACCGCCCGGTGCCGGCCGGGCCCGCGCAGACCCTGCAGATCGTCACCGTCTCCGGCGACCTCTGCACGCTCGGCACCTCCCCGATCCCCGCCCGGGCGGGGGATCTCGCGGTGGCGCGGGGCGAGCAGCCGTTCGCCCTGCACACGACGAACGCCGAGAACGGCACGGAGGTGCGGGTCTACTCGTATCCCGCGTCGATCGCCAACCAGTCGGTCGCGGTCTCGGTCGCCCGTCCGCTGCACGAGATCGACAACTCGATGTCGACCCTGCGCTGGGTGCTGCTCCTGGTCTCCGGGATCGGCGTCGTCGGGGCGGGCGCGGCCGGCCTGTGGGTGGCGCGGACCGGCCTGGAGCCGGTGAACCGGCTGACCGGAGCGGTCGAGCACGTGGCCGCGACCGAGGACCTGACCGTGCGGATCCCGGTCGAGGGCGAGGACGAGATCGCCCGTCTGTCACGCTCGTTCAACGCGATGACGGCGGCGCTCGCGACGTCCCGCGACCGGCAGGCGCAGCTGATCGCGGACGCCGGACACGAGCTCCGTACGCCGCTGACCTCGCTCCGTACGAACGTCGAGCTGCTCGCGCGCAGCGAGTCGACCGGCCGGGCGATCCCGCCGGACGACCGGCGTGCTCTGATGGCCTCGGTGAAGGCGCAGATGACGGAGCTGGCGGCGCTCATCGGCGACCTCCAGGAGCTGGCCCGGCCGGACGCGGTGCAGCAGGGTCCCCTCGAAGTGGTCCCGCTCCACACGATCCTGCGGGCGGCCCTGGACCGGGCGCGGCTGCGCGGCCCCGAGCTGACCTTCGTGACGGACCTGGCGCCCTGGTACGTACGGGCGGAACCGGCCGGCCTGGAGCGGGCCCTGGTGAACGTCCTGGACAACGCGGTGAAGTTCTCGCCGCCCCGGGGCACGGTCGAGGTGACCCTGATGCGCGGCGAGCTGACGGTCCGGGACCAGGGTTCCGGCATCGCACCGGACGAGCTCCCGCACGTCTTCGACCGCTTCTGGCGCTCCCCGTCGGCCCGCAGCCTCCCGGGCTCGGGCCTGGGCCTGTCGATCGTGGCGCGCACGGTCCACCACGCGGGCGGCACGATCGCCCTGACCCCGGCGGAGGGCGGCGGCACGGTGGCGACCCTCCGCCTGCCGGGCGCGCCGACCCCGCCGCCGTCAGTTGTGGCGGATGAGTGA
- a CDS encoding phosphatidylinositol-specific phospholipase C — protein sequence MDRRSFLAGAAAAGAVLLVGAPSARAATTQDWMAGHGDPTPLQKLTIPGTHDSGARFGGPWSECQNTTIAQQLASGIRFLDIRCRVTGGSFAIHHGASYQNMMFGDVLIACRDFLAAHPSETVLMRVKQEYSSDSDATFRAVFDDYLNNRGWRSLFRIGDTVPSLGEARGKVVLIADNGGLPGLKWWDGGAIALQDDWNALPNAKYPKIEAHFRKAVEQPGKLYINFVSTSASLPPRWNSDNLNPRVHTFLDGTANTWKGLGITVMDYPNTRSGLVESLIRHN from the coding sequence ATGGACCGTAGAAGCTTTCTCGCGGGAGCCGCGGCAGCTGGTGCCGTCCTCCTGGTCGGTGCCCCCTCCGCGCGGGCGGCCACGACCCAGGACTGGATGGCCGGCCACGGCGACCCCACCCCGCTCCAGAAGCTCACCATCCCCGGCACCCACGACTCCGGCGCCCGCTTCGGCGGCCCCTGGTCCGAGTGCCAGAACACCACGATCGCGCAGCAGCTCGCCTCCGGCATCAGGTTCCTCGACATACGCTGCCGGGTCACCGGCGGCTCCTTCGCCATCCACCACGGCGCCTCGTACCAGAACATGATGTTCGGCGACGTCCTCATCGCCTGCCGCGACTTCCTGGCCGCCCACCCCTCCGAGACCGTCCTGATGAGGGTCAAGCAGGAGTACTCCTCGGACTCCGACGCCACCTTCCGCGCCGTCTTCGACGACTACCTGAACAACCGCGGCTGGCGCTCGCTGTTCCGCATCGGCGACACCGTCCCCTCGCTGGGCGAGGCCCGCGGCAAGGTCGTCCTCATCGCCGACAACGGCGGCCTGCCCGGCCTCAAGTGGTGGGACGGCGGGGCCATCGCGCTCCAGGACGACTGGAACGCCCTCCCGAACGCCAAGTACCCCAAGATCGAGGCCCACTTCCGCAAGGCCGTCGAGCAGCCCGGCAAGCTGTACATCAACTTCGTCAGCACCTCCGCGTCCCTGCCCCCGCGGTGGAACTCCGACAACCTCAACCCGCGCGTGCACACCTTCCTGGACGGCACGGCGAACACCTGGAAGGGCCTCGGCATCACCGTCATGGACTACCCGAACACCCGCTCGGGCCTCGTCGAGTCACTCATCCGCCACAACTGA
- a CDS encoding bifunctional metallophosphatase/5'-nucleotidase, with product MAATPKKKRTAGRILAVGAGLATVGALVAALPAGASQDAQDAQAGHGSNGKGWGRMVDVQLLSFNDLHGHLEPPSGSSGRLTRLKEDGTTELVQNVGGAEYLATHLRQAREGHRYSITAAAGDMIGASPLLSGLFHDEPTIEALNKLKLDVSSVGNHEFDEGARELSRIQNGGCHPTEGCFEEGKRFKGAKFPYLTANVTDEKSDKPLLDPYFIWERDGVKIGFIGVTLEGTANIVSAEGIKGLKFGDEVESINKYAKVLERKGVKSIVALLHEGGLPASGAYNYDCDTPGAGAGISGPIVDIAKNVTPQVDALVTGHTHQAYACTIPDPSGKPRTVTSAASFGRLYTDTTLTYDRRTKDIVRTAVSSANHVVTRDVEAAGDITTLIDRWKALAAPIANRPVGYIGESVENPIDAIEKPMGNMIADAQLAGLSPADKGGAQLALMNPGGVRAPLTKREGGVVTYGDAYTVQPFTNMMTVVDLTGAQLVTALQQQVSGANLAAPKVLQVSKNFAYTLDMTKAGADRIVVDSVRLNGEPIDPSKSYRVAMNEFLTGGGDGFPVLATGTNKLVGASDLDIFTAYLTANSSAAEPLRAPAIGRITVVK from the coding sequence ATGGCAGCGACACCGAAGAAGAAGAGGACAGCCGGGCGGATACTCGCCGTCGGCGCGGGGCTCGCCACCGTCGGCGCACTCGTCGCCGCGCTGCCCGCGGGCGCCTCGCAGGACGCGCAGGACGCGCAGGCGGGGCACGGCTCGAACGGCAAGGGCTGGGGTCGCATGGTCGACGTGCAGCTCCTGTCCTTCAACGACCTCCACGGCCACCTGGAGCCGCCGTCCGGCTCCTCGGGCCGGCTCACGCGCCTCAAGGAGGACGGCACCACCGAGCTCGTCCAGAACGTCGGCGGTGCCGAGTACCTCGCCACGCATCTGCGGCAGGCCCGTGAGGGCCACCGGTACTCCATCACGGCCGCCGCGGGCGACATGATCGGCGCGTCGCCGCTGCTCTCCGGGCTGTTCCACGACGAGCCGACCATCGAGGCGCTGAACAAGCTGAAGCTCGACGTGAGCTCGGTCGGCAACCACGAGTTCGACGAGGGCGCCCGCGAGCTGAGCCGCATACAGAACGGCGGCTGTCACCCGACCGAGGGGTGCTTCGAGGAGGGCAAGCGCTTCAAGGGGGCGAAGTTCCCGTACCTCACGGCCAACGTGACGGATGAGAAGAGCGACAAGCCGCTGCTCGACCCGTACTTCATCTGGGAGCGTGACGGAGTCAAGATCGGCTTCATCGGCGTGACCCTGGAGGGCACGGCGAACATCGTCTCCGCCGAGGGCATCAAGGGCCTGAAGTTCGGCGACGAGGTCGAGTCGATCAACAAGTACGCCAAGGTGCTGGAGCGCAAGGGCGTCAAGTCGATCGTCGCGCTGCTCCACGAGGGCGGCCTGCCCGCCTCGGGCGCGTACAACTACGACTGCGACACCCCGGGTGCCGGCGCCGGCATCTCCGGTCCGATCGTCGACATCGCGAAGAACGTGACCCCGCAGGTCGACGCCCTGGTCACCGGGCACACCCACCAGGCGTACGCGTGCACGATCCCGGACCCGTCGGGCAAGCCGCGCACGGTCACCTCGGCGGCCTCCTTCGGCAGGCTCTACACCGACACGACGCTCACCTACGACCGTCGTACGAAGGACATCGTCCGCACCGCCGTCTCCTCCGCTAATCACGTCGTCACCCGTGATGTGGAGGCGGCCGGTGACATCACCACCCTGATCGACCGCTGGAAGGCCCTGGCCGCGCCGATCGCGAACCGTCCCGTCGGGTACATCGGCGAGAGCGTCGAGAATCCCATCGACGCGATCGAGAAGCCGATGGGCAACATGATCGCCGACGCGCAGCTCGCGGGCCTCTCCCCGGCCGACAAGGGCGGCGCGCAGCTCGCGCTGATGAACCCGGGCGGCGTCCGTGCGCCGCTGACCAAGAGGGAGGGCGGTGTGGTGACCTACGGCGACGCGTACACCGTCCAGCCGTTCACCAACATGATGACGGTGGTCGACCTGACCGGCGCCCAGCTCGTCACCGCGCTCCAGCAGCAGGTCAGTGGCGCCAACCTGGCAGCCCCGAAGGTCCTCCAGGTGTCGAAGAACTTCGCCTACACCCTGGACATGACGAAGGCGGGTGCCGACCGGATCGTGGTCGACTCGGTGCGGCTGAACGGCGAGCCCATCGACCCGTCGAAGAGCTACCGGGTCGCGATGAACGAGTTCCTCACGGGCGGCGGCGACGGCTTCCCGGTCCTGGCCACCGGTACGAACAAGCTCGTCGGCGCCTCGGACCTCGACATCTTCACCGCCTACCTGACGGCCAACTCGTCGGCCGCCGAGCCGCTCCGGGCCCCGGCGATCGGCCGCATCACGGTCGTGAAGTAA
- the mshD gene encoding mycothiol synthase, producing MTSDAAPALEPGRQIHTYDELTPEQIQDVLDLLEAADQADGVHAVSEQGRLYLRHGGREGVRHFLLTVGSHLYGYAQLEETDPIEAPAAELVVHPGHRGRGHGRALGTALLNASGKRLRVWAHGGKSAARHLAQVLGLTLFRELRQLRRSLTPLDIPEPVFPEGVTVRTFVPGQDDAAWLAVNSAAFAHHPEQGSLVQRDLDDRIAEPWFDPKGFFLAEKDGRLIGFHWTKTHAEEQLGEVYVVGILPEAQGGGLGKALTAIGLRHLAGQGLPTAMLYVDADNTAAVTVYERLGFVTHEVDLMYRTES from the coding sequence ATGACTTCCGACGCGGCACCGGCCCTCGAACCCGGACGGCAGATCCACACCTACGACGAGCTCACCCCCGAGCAGATCCAGGACGTACTGGACCTGCTGGAGGCCGCGGACCAGGCCGACGGCGTGCACGCCGTCTCCGAGCAGGGCCGGCTCTACCTCCGGCACGGCGGCCGCGAGGGCGTCCGGCACTTCCTCCTCACCGTCGGCAGCCACCTCTACGGCTACGCCCAGCTGGAGGAGACCGACCCCATCGAGGCCCCGGCCGCCGAGCTCGTGGTCCACCCCGGCCACCGCGGTCGCGGCCACGGCCGGGCGCTCGGCACCGCCCTGCTCAACGCCTCCGGCAAGCGGCTGCGCGTCTGGGCGCACGGCGGAAAGTCCGCCGCCCGGCACCTCGCCCAGGTCCTCGGCCTGACGCTCTTCCGTGAACTGCGCCAGCTCCGCCGCTCCCTGACCCCGCTCGACATCCCGGAGCCGGTGTTCCCCGAGGGCGTCACCGTCCGCACCTTCGTCCCCGGCCAGGACGACGCGGCCTGGCTGGCCGTCAACTCCGCCGCCTTCGCCCACCACCCCGAGCAGGGCTCGCTCGTCCAGCGGGACCTGGACGACCGGATCGCGGAGCCCTGGTTCGACCCGAAGGGCTTCTTCCTCGCCGAGAAGGACGGCCGGCTCATCGGCTTCCACTGGACGAAGACCCACGCCGAGGAACAGCTCGGCGAGGTGTACGTCGTCGGCATCCTGCCCGAGGCCCAGGGCGGCGGCCTGGGCAAGGCGCTCACCGCGATCGGCCTGCGGCATCTGGCGGGGCAGGGCCTGCCGACGGCGATGCTGTACGTGGACGCCGACAACACGGCGGCGGTGACGGTGTACGAGCGGCTGGGCTTCGTCACGCACGAGGTGGACCTGATGTACCGCACGGAGTCGTAA
- a CDS encoding GntR family transcriptional regulator → MVEYRIDRRSGVATYLQIVQQTKQALRMGLLEPGDRLPTAREVVEATAINPNTVLKAYRELEREGLVEARRGLGTFVRATLGTGPADSPLRGELADWARRARTAGLDREDVAALFTSVLKEHFEGDDA, encoded by the coding sequence GTGGTCGAGTACCGCATCGACCGGCGCAGTGGCGTCGCCACCTACCTCCAGATCGTCCAGCAGACGAAGCAGGCCCTCCGGATGGGCCTCCTGGAGCCCGGCGACCGACTGCCCACCGCACGCGAGGTCGTCGAAGCGACGGCCATCAACCCCAACACGGTCCTCAAGGCCTACCGCGAGCTCGAACGCGAAGGCCTCGTCGAGGCCCGCCGCGGCCTCGGCACCTTCGTCCGCGCCACGCTCGGCACGGGCCCGGCCGACTCGCCCCTGCGCGGCGAACTCGCCGACTGGGCCCGCCGGGCCCGCACCGCGGGCCTGGACCGCGAGGACGTGGCAGCGCTCTTCACATCCGTACTGAAGGAACACTTCGAGGGGGACGACGCATGA
- a CDS encoding ABC transporter ATP-binding protein, which produces MTRDGIALEADLLGKKYGGRGRGWALRECDFALPTGRVCALVGPNGAGKSTLLALAAGLLRPTEGTITAPAREHLAYVAQDKPLHPRLTVADTLRMGRELNPGRWNDDAARRVMADTLDPQAVVRTLSGGQRTRVALALALGKRPELLLLDEPMADLDPLARHQLMGLLMADAAEHGTTVVMSSHILTELEGACDHLLLLHGGRIRLDGPVDELLAAHALLRGPVADLAPHTVVESRTTGRQLTALIRREGPVEGPWETTEPSLEDLLLAHLRATEGAPA; this is translated from the coding sequence ATGACGAGAGACGGCATCGCGCTGGAGGCCGATCTCCTGGGCAAGAAATACGGAGGCAGGGGCCGCGGCTGGGCCCTGCGGGAGTGCGACTTCGCCCTCCCCACCGGCCGCGTCTGCGCCCTCGTGGGCCCCAACGGCGCCGGCAAGTCCACCCTCCTCGCCCTCGCCGCAGGGCTCCTCCGCCCCACCGAGGGCACGATCACGGCCCCGGCCCGCGAACACCTCGCGTACGTCGCCCAGGACAAGCCTCTCCATCCCCGGCTCACCGTCGCCGACACCCTGCGCATGGGCCGCGAACTCAACCCGGGCCGCTGGAACGACGACGCCGCCCGGCGCGTCATGGCCGACACGCTCGACCCCCAGGCCGTCGTACGGACCCTCTCCGGCGGCCAGCGCACCCGCGTCGCCCTCGCGCTCGCCCTCGGCAAGCGGCCCGAACTGCTGCTCCTCGACGAGCCGATGGCCGACCTCGACCCGCTCGCCCGGCACCAGCTGATGGGCCTGCTCATGGCCGACGCCGCCGAACACGGCACCACCGTCGTCATGTCCTCCCACATCCTCACCGAGCTGGAGGGCGCCTGCGACCACCTCCTGCTGCTGCACGGCGGCCGGATCCGCCTCGACGGACCCGTCGACGAACTCCTCGCCGCCCACGCCCTGCTCAGAGGCCCGGTCGCCGACCTCGCCCCGCACACGGTCGTCGAGTCCCGCACGACGGGCCGTCAACTCACCGCCCTGATCCGCCGCGAGGGCCCCGTCGAAGGCCCCTGGGAGACGACGGAGCCCTCCCTGGAGGACCTCCTCCTCGCCCACCTCCGCGCCACCGAAGGAGCCCCCGCATGA
- a CDS encoding ABC transporter permease, which yields MSTLVLKGPYWVTVRQYRRPLWLAAAAVAVSLAVIGGLRIWDAQTSDRYYEDGMRYVAHDNAGYGWLRFVMEYASGILVLLPLLIGAFVAGPLVARELESGTYKLALTQSISPTRWLGSKLLTAGAAALATVWLLTAIYWIGWARVDGSSQFHWADRGPYEITGPVLTGYVLLAVAVGALVGQLVRRTLVAMAVTGGIVGLVLLTLGAFRWDFLSVRTLTGPAVRDASALMMPEHGLIMGQGLLSDTGQRMPGWFCASDAPPTACRTDVKVTTEYLDYHPESHFWPTQLIETGIVLALAALALFAAFRVLRARHP from the coding sequence ATGAGCACCCTCGTCCTGAAGGGCCCCTACTGGGTGACGGTCCGCCAGTACCGACGCCCCCTGTGGCTGGCGGCCGCGGCGGTGGCCGTGTCCCTGGCGGTGATCGGCGGCCTGCGGATCTGGGACGCCCAGACCTCCGACCGGTACTACGAGGACGGAATGCGGTACGTCGCCCACGACAACGCCGGCTACGGATGGCTCCGCTTCGTCATGGAGTACGCCTCCGGCATCCTGGTCCTGCTCCCGCTGCTGATCGGCGCGTTCGTGGCCGGGCCGCTGGTCGCCCGCGAGCTGGAGTCCGGCACGTACAAGCTCGCCCTCACCCAGTCGATCAGCCCGACCCGCTGGCTCGGCTCGAAACTGCTCACCGCGGGGGCGGCGGCCCTGGCGACCGTCTGGCTGCTGACGGCGATCTACTGGATCGGCTGGGCCCGCGTCGACGGCAGCAGTCAGTTCCACTGGGCCGACCGCGGCCCGTACGAGATCACCGGCCCCGTCCTCACCGGCTACGTCCTGCTCGCCGTGGCCGTCGGCGCCCTCGTCGGCCAGCTCGTCCGCCGCACCCTCGTGGCCATGGCCGTGACCGGAGGGATCGTGGGCCTGGTCCTGCTCACCCTCGGCGCCTTCCGCTGGGACTTCCTGTCGGTACGGACGCTCACCGGTCCGGCCGTGCGCGACGCCTCCGCGCTGATGATGCCCGAGCACGGACTGATCATGGGGCAGGGCCTGCTCTCCGACACGGGACAGCGCATGCCCGGCTGGTTCTGCGCATCGGACGCGCCTCCGACAGCCTGCCGCACCGATGTGAAGGTCACCACCGAGTACCTCGACTACCACCCCGAGTCCCACTTCTGGCCCACCCAGCTCATCGAGACCGGCATCGTCCTCGCCCTGGCCGCCCTCGCGCTCTTCGCCGCCTTCCGCGTCCTGCGCGCCAGGCACCCGTAG
- a CDS encoding RNA degradosome polyphosphate kinase, translated as MSQQPAEVPVQSSATQSATQSVPASAPQSAAQPTDSIATRRAQVVNGAVVTDIDADIDSDPDTYKDDGALGDELPQGRFLDRERSWLAFNERVLELAEDPTTPLLERANFLAIFASNLDEFFMVRVAGLKRRIATGVATRSASGLQPREVLDLIWTRSRELMARHAACFQQDVAPALADEGIHLIRWPELTEKEQARLFTLFRQQIFPVLTPLAVDPAHPFPYISGLSLNLAVVVRNPVSGHRHFARVKVPPLLSRFLEASPQRYVPLEDVIAAHLEELFPGMEVLAHHMFRVTRNEDLEVEEDDAENLLQALEKELMRRRFGPPVRLEVEESIDPYVLDLLVRELKVSDAEVYPLPGPLDLTGLFGISGQDRPELKYPTYVAGTHRDLAEVESASAPDIFAALRERDVLLHHPYDSFSTSVQAFLEQAAADPDVLAIKQTLYRTSGDSPIVDALIDAAESGKQVLVLVEIKARFDEQANIKWARKLEEAGCHVVYGLVGLKTHCKLSLVVRQEGELLRRYSHVGTGNYHPKTARLYEDLGLLTADPQVGADLSDLFNRLSGYSRRETYRRLLTAPKSLRDGLVSRITKEIAHHRAGRPAYVRIKVNSLVDEAVIDACYQASRAGVPVDIWVRGICAVRPGVTGLSENIRVRSILGRFLEHSRIFAFGNGGEPEVWFGSADMMHRNLDRRIEALVRVSDPAHRAALTRLLETGMSDTTSSWHLGPDGNWTRHATDPEGRPLRHVQEMLIDARRRRRAQP; from the coding sequence ATGAGCCAGCAGCCCGCCGAGGTCCCGGTCCAGTCCTCCGCCACGCAGTCCGCCACGCAGTCCGTCCCGGCGTCCGCCCCGCAATCCGCCGCGCAGCCCACCGACTCCATAGCCACGCGCCGCGCGCAGGTGGTCAACGGTGCCGTCGTGACCGACATCGACGCGGACATCGACTCCGACCCGGACACCTACAAGGACGACGGCGCACTCGGCGACGAGCTGCCGCAGGGGCGCTTCCTCGACCGGGAGCGCAGCTGGCTCGCCTTCAACGAGCGCGTGCTCGAACTGGCCGAGGACCCCACCACCCCGCTCCTCGAACGGGCGAACTTCCTCGCGATCTTCGCGTCGAACCTCGACGAGTTCTTCATGGTCCGGGTCGCCGGCCTCAAGCGCCGCATCGCCACCGGCGTCGCCACCCGTTCCGCCTCCGGCCTCCAGCCCCGCGAGGTCCTGGACCTGATCTGGACCCGCTCGCGCGAGCTCATGGCCCGGCACGCGGCCTGCTTCCAGCAGGACGTGGCCCCCGCCCTGGCCGACGAGGGCATCCACCTCATCCGCTGGCCCGAGCTCACCGAGAAGGAGCAGGCGCGGCTCTTCACCCTGTTCCGCCAGCAGATCTTCCCGGTCCTCACGCCGCTGGCCGTGGACCCGGCACACCCCTTCCCGTACATCTCGGGACTCTCGCTCAACCTCGCCGTGGTCGTACGCAATCCGGTCAGCGGCCACCGGCACTTCGCGCGCGTGAAGGTGCCGCCGCTGCTGTCCCGCTTCCTGGAGGCCTCCCCGCAGCGCTACGTGCCTCTCGAGGACGTCATCGCGGCACACCTGGAGGAGCTCTTCCCCGGCATGGAGGTGCTCGCGCACCACATGTTCCGGGTGACCAGGAACGAGGACCTGGAGGTCGAGGAGGACGACGCCGAGAACCTGCTCCAGGCCCTGGAGAAGGAGCTCATGCGCCGCCGCTTCGGCCCGCCGGTGCGCCTGGAGGTCGAGGAGTCCATCGACCCGTACGTCCTCGACCTGCTGGTCCGCGAGCTGAAGGTCTCCGACGCCGAGGTCTACCCGCTGCCCGGTCCGCTCGACCTCACGGGCCTCTTCGGGATCTCCGGACAGGACCGGCCGGAGCTGAAGTACCCCACGTACGTGGCCGGCACCCACCGCGACCTCGCCGAGGTCGAGTCGGCGTCCGCGCCGGACATCTTCGCGGCGCTGCGCGAGCGGGACGTCCTGCTCCACCACCCGTACGACTCGTTCTCGACGTCCGTGCAGGCCTTCCTCGAGCAGGCGGCGGCCGACCCGGACGTCCTCGCGATCAAGCAGACGCTGTACCGGACCTCCGGCGACTCGCCGATAGTGGACGCCCTCATCGACGCCGCCGAGTCCGGCAAGCAGGTCCTCGTCCTCGTCGAGATCAAGGCCCGCTTCGACGAGCAGGCCAACATCAAGTGGGCGCGCAAGCTGGAGGAGGCCGGCTGCCACGTCGTGTACGGCCTCGTCGGCCTCAAGACCCACTGCAAGCTGTCGCTCGTCGTACGGCAGGAGGGCGAACTGCTGCGCCGCTACTCCCACGTCGGCACCGGCAACTACCACCCGAAGACGGCCCGCCTGTACGAGGACCTGGGCCTGCTGACGGCCGACCCGCAGGTCGGCGCGGACCTCTCGGACCTGTTCAACCGGCTCTCCGGCTACTCCCGCCGCGAGACGTACCGGCGTCTGCTCACGGCCCCGAAGTCGCTGCGCGACGGGCTCGTCTCCCGGATCACCAAGGAGATCGCCCACCACCGTGCGGGACGCCCGGCGTACGTACGGATCAAGGTCAACTCCCTCGTCGACGAGGCGGTCATCGACGCCTGCTACCAGGCCTCACGGGCCGGCGTCCCGGTCGACATCTGGGTCCGCGGCATCTGCGCCGTGCGCCCCGGGGTCACCGGCCTCTCGGAGAACATCCGGGTCCGTTCGATCCTCGGCCGCTTCCTGGAGCACTCCCGGATCTTCGCCTTCGGCAACGGCGGCGAACCCGAGGTGTGGTTCGGCAGCGCCGACATGATGCACCGCAACCTGGACCGCCGGATCGAGGCCCTCGTGCGGGTCTCGGACCCGGCGCACCGGGCAGCGCTCACCCGGCTCCTGGAGACCGGGATGTCCGACACCACCTCCTCCTGGCACCTCGGCCCCGACGGGAACTGGACGCGGCACGCGACCGACCCCGAGGGCCGACCGCTCCGGCACGTCCAGGAGATGCTCATCGACGCGCGGAGGCGCCGGCGTGCACAACCCTGA
- a CDS encoding CHAD domain-containing protein, translating to MHNPDHSQDVSAGEVLAPYLHARAADFLRGLRLHGESGSDTAGSEEAARTLRGAARRISGTLHTFRPLLDTAWADQLRTELAWLSGTLALEHACTSRLVRLVDALSRLSSGTGGAGGLTGSGGLNGPHGGGPVPAARGSEAAGLTVGAARAGALLERQLTLARTRAHSASLQALGSARFHAVADAVALLASEVPLGPAGSAPAVEVLDGPAEVAERRLLDAVAALPLTRAAHPYNADALALAAGETQDTPWHQTRLLLRLHRYATEALHTGGEPDAVLFEAARALDRHRDAAEAASAAAAAARTPRIAPATAYALGVLHADQRHEVEASRFAFQRAWRRTTAPVP from the coding sequence GTGCACAACCCTGACCACTCGCAGGACGTCTCGGCGGGCGAGGTCCTGGCCCCGTACCTGCACGCCCGGGCCGCGGACTTCCTCCGCGGCCTCCGGCTGCACGGCGAGAGCGGCTCGGACACGGCCGGATCGGAGGAGGCGGCCCGCACGCTGCGCGGCGCCGCCCGCCGCATCAGCGGGACTCTCCACACGTTCCGGCCGCTGCTCGACACGGCCTGGGCGGACCAGCTGCGCACCGAGCTGGCCTGGCTCTCGGGCACCCTCGCCCTGGAGCACGCCTGCACCTCGCGGCTGGTCCGCCTGGTGGACGCGCTGTCCCGCCTGTCGAGCGGTACGGGTGGCGCGGGCGGCCTGACCGGCTCCGGCGGTCTGAACGGCCCCCACGGCGGCGGCCCGGTGCCTGCCGCCCGCGGCAGTGAGGCGGCCGGCCTCACCGTGGGCGCCGCCAGGGCCGGCGCCCTCCTGGAGCGGCAGCTGACGCTGGCCCGGACGCGCGCCCACTCGGCCTCGCTCCAGGCGCTGGGCTCGGCCCGCTTCCACGCGGTCGCCGACGCCGTCGCACTCCTGGCCTCCGAGGTTCCGCTCGGCCCCGCGGGCAGCGCCCCGGCCGTCGAGGTCCTGGACGGCCCCGCCGAGGTCGCCGAGCGGCGCCTCCTGGACGCGGTGGCCGCCCTGCCGCTGACGCGGGCGGCCCACCCGTACAACGCGGACGCTCTCGCGCTGGCCGCCGGGGAGACCCAGGACACCCCCTGGCACCAGACGCGGCTCCTGCTCCGGCTGCACCGGTACGCCACCGAGGCCCTGCACACCGGGGGCGAGCCCGACGCCGTCCTGTTCGAGGCCGCCCGGGCCCTGGACCGGCACCGGGACGCCGCCGAGGCCGCGTCGGCCGCCGCCGCGGCGGCCCGCACCCCACGGATCGCCCCGGCGACCGCGTACGCCCTGGGCGTCCTCCACGCCGACCAACGCCACGAGGTCGAGGCCTCCCGCTTCGCCTTCCAACGCGCCTGGCGGAGAACGACGGCGCCCGTCCCATGA